The Cherax quadricarinatus isolate ZL_2023a chromosome 20, ASM3850222v1, whole genome shotgun sequence genome has a window encoding:
- the LOC138852982 gene encoding micronuclear linker histone polyprotein-like: MESSPRSPYSRPKNRRNSHSHGTEDEKSLSKTQRGRQRTSGSQHRSSRTSQDRKQSDESSHRDSPTMFKSGHRESIDSPKERKRKGSGPQSNKIKHKMPEECVQELNEVLQHKEAKQRKSSRFTNKTEPQKVIEPETPTKIATQAHHHREPSILKMEDLHRNSQGKNNQQKNGTQPGHHRSSSEDSQSMHTIPVIKISKEDSVERSLQQAKLERQEKMQDDQCTLSEQQSLSTTDTASLSPVKKKDLVEMQNVGQVQPNGAHQTHSMPKSPPTETDLDDPYFFEYDPTQTSETVALLGKNKDKSKQTDKMDELPDTHSSDDEATLVDQ; the protein is encoded by the exons ATGGAATCATCTCCAAGAAGTCCCTACTCCAGACCAAAGAATAGACGCAATTCCCATTCACATGGAACTGAAGATGAAAAAAGTTTGTCAAAGACACAAAGGGGGAGGCAAAGAACCTCTGGAAGCCAGCACAGATCTAGCAGAACATCACAGGACAGGAAACAATCTGATGAAAGTAGCCACAGGGATTCACCAACCATGTTTAAGTCTGGTCACAGAGAAAGCATCGACTCGccaaaagagaggaagagaaagggctCTGGACCTCAGTCAAATAAAATAAAGCATAAAATGCCAGAGGAATGTGTTCAGGAGTTGAATGAAGTTCTACAGCACAAAGAGGCCAAGCAAAGGAAATCTTCAAGGTTTACAAACAAGACAGAGCCACAAAAAGTCATAGAGCCTGAGACACCGACAAAAATTGCAACACAAGCTCATCACCACCGTGAGCCCTCAATCTTAAAGATGGAAGACCTCCATAGGAATTCTCAAGGCAAGAACAACCAACAAAAGAATGGTACTCAGCCAGGCCACCATCGCAGTAGCTCTGAAGATTCTCAGAGTATGcataccatcccagttatcaag ATTAGCAAGGAGGACAGCGTGGAGAGATCTCTTCAACAGGCTAAGTTAGAGAGGCAGGAAAAAATGCAAGATGATCAATGCACCCTAAGCGAGCAGCAGTCGCTGAGCACAACAGACACTGCCTCTCTTTCTCCAGTCAAAAAGAAAGACTTGGTAGAAATGCAAAACGTGGGTCAAGTTCAACCAAATGGAGCACACCAAACTCATTCCATGCCCAAGTCTCCGCCAACAGAGACTGACCTGGATGATCCTTACTTTTTCGAGTATGATCCTACACAGACTTCTGAAACTGTAGCTCTTCTGGGAAAAAACAAGGACAAGAGTAAACAGACAGACAAAATGGATGAGCTACCTGACACACACAGTTCAGATGATGAGGCAACACTGGTAGACCAGTGA